The following coding sequences lie in one Treponema sp. OMZ 790 genomic window:
- a CDS encoding ABC transporter permease, giving the protein MWHTLTSIFPYVIAYTIPLLVTSLGGLYSERSGVVNLGLEGLMLVGSFAAAITINLLEGLVPSGFLIPIGLLAAVIIGILYSLLHAFASITLKADQIISGTAINMLAAALTVYSARAILGSGNVRINSIIRKDIPGLANIPVLGPLFFSQSYWSTWLVLAILVFSWFLLYKTSFGLRLRACGEHPSAVASAGVNVHKMRYFAVCASGALAGLGGAVILVTYSGEFNGSVDGLGFLALAALIFGQWKPLGILGATFFFGFARTVANVSQVIPSLSLIPPIWLKIFPYAVTLIALVLFSKNSAAPKADGEPY; this is encoded by the coding sequence ATGTGGCATACTTTAACTTCTATATTTCCATATGTTATAGCATATACGATTCCGCTTTTAGTTACTTCTTTAGGCGGCCTTTACAGCGAAAGAAGCGGAGTAGTAAACTTAGGGCTTGAAGGCCTCATGCTTGTAGGCAGCTTTGCCGCAGCTATTACCATTAACCTATTAGAAGGATTAGTTCCATCGGGTTTTCTTATTCCTATCGGTCTTTTGGCCGCCGTAATTATAGGCATTTTATATTCTCTTTTGCATGCCTTTGCTTCGATTACCTTAAAAGCGGATCAGATTATAAGCGGTACCGCCATCAACATGTTGGCTGCAGCCTTAACGGTTTACTCCGCCAGAGCTATTTTAGGTTCGGGAAATGTCCGCATAAACAGCATAATCCGAAAAGACATTCCGGGGCTGGCAAATATTCCCGTTTTAGGTCCCTTATTCTTTTCTCAAAGTTATTGGAGCACGTGGCTTGTTTTGGCTATTTTGGTCTTTTCTTGGTTCTTATTGTATAAAACTTCTTTCGGTTTAAGACTCAGAGCATGCGGAGAACATCCGTCAGCTGTAGCCAGTGCAGGTGTAAATGTTCATAAGATGCGCTATTTTGCCGTATGTGCTAGCGGGGCCTTGGCAGGTTTAGGCGGAGCCGTTATCCTTGTAACCTATTCCGGGGAATTTAACGGAAGTGTTGACGGCCTCGGCTTTTTAGCCCTTGCAGCTCTAATCTTCGGACAATGGAAGCCTTTGGGGATCCTAGGTGCAACCTTCTTTTTCGGTTTTGCCAGAACTGTCGCAAACGTCTCTCAGGTTATACCCTCTTTAAGCCTAATCCCGCCGATTTGGCTTAAAATTTTCCCCTATGCGGTAACCCTGATAGCCCTTGTTCTTTTCAGCAAAAATTCGGCAGCACCTAAGGCTGACGGTGAACCCTATTAA
- the rpsD gene encoding 30S ribosomal protein S4 — protein sequence MAIKQPKGKTVRRLGVNIYGNPKYDRLLDRKPNGPGKERGARKRGKTSVYGEQLKEKQKFRFAYGISERQFRNLYKKASRMPGVTGDNMISLMEQRLDNTIYRMGFAISRAQARQMVTHAYFFINGKPVNIPSMCVSVNDVITTKNKKGIQNLIRHNMSTSQNSRGSWLTIDDEKLSATVNILPVATDIQPVGNIQNVVEYYSRNA from the coding sequence ATGGCGATTAAACAGCCTAAGGGAAAAACAGTTAGACGACTCGGCGTTAATATTTACGGTAATCCGAAGTATGACAGACTTTTGGATCGTAAGCCGAATGGTCCCGGAAAAGAACGCGGCGCAAGAAAACGGGGCAAGACTTCTGTTTATGGTGAACAATTAAAGGAAAAACAAAAATTCAGATTTGCTTATGGAATTTCGGAACGGCAGTTTAGAAATTTATATAAAAAAGCAAGCCGAATGCCCGGTGTTACCGGTGATAATATGATTTCCTTGATGGAACAGCGTTTGGATAATACGATTTATCGAATGGGCTTTGCTATCAGCCGTGCACAGGCCAGACAAATGGTCACGCATGCTTATTTCTTTATTAACGGAAAGCCCGTAAACATTCCCTCGATGTGCGTAAGCGTAAACGATGTTATTACAACAAAAAATAAAAAGGGTATTCAAAACCTTATCCGTCATAATATGAGCACTTCTCAAAATTCGAGAGGTTCATGGCTCACGATTGATGACGAAAAACTTTCTGCTACGGTAAATATTTTGCCTGTAGCTACGGATATTCAGCCTGTAGGAAATATTCAGAACGTTGTTGAATACTATTCAAGAAATGCTTAA